The following proteins come from a genomic window of Polyangiaceae bacterium:
- a CDS encoding acetyl-CoA carboxylase biotin carboxylase subunit, producing the protein MTGAFTLLIANRGEIAARIQRTARAMGISTVAVFSDADEGAPFVRSADRAVRIGPASSAESYLRIDKIVDAAKRTRANAIHPGFGFLAENAELAEACASAGITFVGPSPRAIRDMGLKREAKAIVAKAGVPVIPGGSAEDQTVQGLSAEARRIGFPILVKASAGGGGKGMRVVHDDAELEAAIEGAKREAKSSFGNDTLLIEKYIERPRHVEIQILGDAHGNLVHLFERECSIQRRHQKIIEETPSPALDAALRDEMGRAAVAVGKAVDYQSAGTVEFILGPDRKFYFLEVNTRLQVEHPITEAVTGIDIVREQLLVAQGHALSFRQEDLRMNGAAVECRLYAEDADNGFLPTTGKVVDFHFPEMPDLRVDTGVEAGTEIGIHYDPMIAKVITWAPSRPEAIQKMRGALSKLSLQGVVTNRAFLLRVLGHEEFASGNTHTHFIDEHLSSPETDAPDPTALGAIAVALEGRHARQSSRDVLPALSPGFRNNRFAPEWVELRRESGVQRVEYTPRPDGSLSVHVGELHSTLRNVSVEGPEVSFEDGDGVRHTWRVIRAGDHVYAHGVEGSVAFLELPRFPEPEIEVAPGACVAPMPGKVVKLAVAEGDAVEMGQVLVVLEAMKMEHSVKAPESGVVRQLLVSEGEQVEADAVLAVVSSEE; encoded by the coding sequence ATGACAGGCGCATTCACGCTCTTGATCGCGAACCGGGGCGAGATCGCTGCGCGTATTCAGCGCACGGCTCGCGCCATGGGCATCTCCACCGTGGCGGTGTTCTCCGACGCGGACGAAGGCGCCCCGTTCGTTCGCAGCGCGGATCGCGCGGTGCGCATCGGCCCGGCCTCCAGCGCCGAGAGCTACCTGCGCATCGACAAGATCGTGGACGCAGCCAAGCGGACGCGCGCCAACGCCATTCACCCTGGCTTCGGGTTCCTGGCGGAGAACGCGGAGCTCGCCGAAGCCTGCGCCAGCGCCGGCATCACCTTCGTCGGGCCGTCGCCCCGCGCCATCCGCGACATGGGCCTCAAGCGCGAGGCGAAGGCGATCGTCGCCAAGGCCGGTGTTCCCGTGATTCCGGGAGGAAGTGCCGAGGATCAGACTGTCCAGGGCCTGTCCGCGGAAGCACGACGCATCGGCTTTCCGATTTTGGTCAAGGCCAGCGCGGGGGGTGGGGGCAAGGGCATGCGCGTCGTGCACGACGACGCCGAGCTGGAAGCCGCCATCGAGGGCGCCAAGCGCGAGGCCAAGAGCTCCTTCGGCAACGACACGCTCCTGATCGAGAAGTACATCGAACGTCCGCGCCACGTGGAGATCCAGATCCTCGGGGACGCCCACGGCAACCTGGTGCACCTGTTCGAGCGCGAGTGCAGCATTCAGCGACGGCATCAGAAGATCATCGAAGAGACTCCCTCCCCCGCGCTGGACGCGGCGCTTCGTGACGAGATGGGGCGAGCCGCCGTGGCCGTGGGCAAGGCGGTGGACTACCAGAGCGCGGGAACCGTGGAGTTCATCCTGGGGCCGGACCGCAAGTTCTACTTCCTGGAGGTCAACACGCGCCTGCAGGTGGAGCATCCGATCACCGAAGCCGTCACCGGTATCGACATCGTGAGGGAGCAGCTCCTGGTGGCGCAGGGCCACGCGCTGTCCTTCCGTCAGGAAGACCTACGCATGAACGGCGCCGCCGTCGAATGCCGCTTGTACGCGGAAGACGCGGACAACGGCTTCTTGCCCACGACCGGCAAGGTCGTGGACTTCCACTTCCCCGAAATGCCCGATTTGCGGGTCGATACCGGCGTCGAAGCGGGCACGGAGATCGGCATCCACTACGACCCCATGATCGCCAAGGTGATCACCTGGGCGCCCTCTCGACCGGAAGCGATCCAGAAGATGCGGGGTGCCCTCTCGAAGCTCAGCCTCCAGGGCGTGGTGACGAATCGCGCCTTCTTGCTCCGTGTTCTGGGGCACGAGGAGTTCGCAAGCGGCAACACCCACACCCATTTCATCGACGAGCACTTGTCGAGCCCGGAAACCGACGCGCCGGATCCCACCGCACTGGGCGCCATCGCCGTGGCGCTCGAGGGCCGCCACGCACGACAGTCGAGCCGGGACGTGCTGCCCGCCCTGTCGCCGGGCTTTCGCAACAACCGCTTCGCTCCGGAGTGGGTGGAGCTCCGACGTGAGTCCGGCGTGCAGCGCGTGGAGTACACGCCGCGCCCCGACGGCAGTCTGAGCGTCCACGTCGGGGAGCTCCACTCCACGCTCCGCAACGTCTCCGTCGAGGGTCCCGAGGTCAGCTTCGAAGACGGCGACGGCGTACGCCACACGTGGCGCGTGATTCGCGCGGGAGATCACGTCTACGCCCACGGCGTGGAAGGCTCCGTCGCGTTCCTCGAGCTCCCGCGCTTTCCGGAGCCGGAGATCGAGGTTGCCCCCGGTGCCTGCGTCGCTCCCATGCCCGGCAAGGTCGTGAAGCTCGCCGTGGCCGAGGGCGATGCAGTGGAAATGGGGCAGGTCTTGGTGGTGCTCGAAGCCATGAAGATGGAACATTCCGTCAAGGCTCCGGAGAGCGGCGTCGTGCGCCAGCTTCTGGTGAGCGAGGGCGAGCAGGTCGAAGCAGACGCCGTTCTCGCCGTGGTGAGCAGCGAAGAGTGA
- a CDS encoding oxidoreductase, protein MVADEAGVVAELISARSLSPRVKHLVLRSVGETPFEWQAGQHVELSIPSIGSQAQPYSIASAPNVERPGEFELAVSRGGDVEELPVGLQLEVRGPRGAFLRRSTADTPTLFVANGTGVAPVRAMLQEEFKNGNSANVVLLFGCRSEMDLLWRAELEALAEEHPRFRFEPTLSRPTNGWTGRRGYVQEHLAELVATLAEPDVYVCGLTEMVTDCVGRLTSEHGITSERIVTEKY, encoded by the coding sequence ATGGTGGCTGACGAAGCCGGAGTCGTTGCGGAGCTGATCTCGGCGCGAAGCCTGTCCCCCAGAGTGAAACACCTGGTGCTGCGTTCCGTGGGCGAAACGCCCTTCGAGTGGCAAGCCGGACAGCACGTGGAGCTCTCCATTCCGTCCATTGGGTCCCAGGCCCAGCCCTATTCCATCGCGTCGGCGCCCAACGTCGAGCGGCCTGGAGAGTTCGAGCTGGCCGTGTCTCGCGGTGGAGACGTGGAGGAGCTGCCGGTAGGTCTCCAGCTCGAGGTGCGGGGACCACGGGGCGCGTTCTTGAGGCGTTCGACGGCGGACACCCCGACGCTGTTCGTGGCCAACGGAACGGGCGTGGCGCCGGTGCGGGCCATGCTCCAGGAAGAGTTCAAGAACGGCAATTCCGCCAATGTGGTGCTGCTGTTCGGCTGCCGCAGCGAGATGGACCTCTTGTGGCGAGCAGAGCTGGAGGCTCTGGCGGAAGAGCACCCGCGCTTTCGCTTCGAGCCGACGCTTTCCCGTCCGACCAACGGCTGGACCGGGCGTCGCGGCTACGTGCAGGAGCACCTCGCGGAGCTGGTGGCCACGCTGGCCGAGCCCGACGTCTACGTGTGCGGGCTCACGGAGATGGTCACGGATTGCGTGGGTCGCCTCACGTCCGAGCACGGCATTACGAGCGAACGCATCGTGACCGAGAAGTACTGA
- a CDS encoding DUF4190 domain-containing protein: MQPPPPGAPPGGPQGWGAPPGAPPQGPVGGWGTALPPGVNPYTPGNPTGGTQTEPMGIIALVLGIVSVPVYFCCGPVALAANIVGLVLGFVSINRCNNEPQRYQGKGLAIAALVINALFLILNLVMIVFFFGLMGVGLLSGP, encoded by the coding sequence ATGCAGCCGCCCCCGCCAGGCGCTCCTCCCGGTGGCCCCCAGGGTTGGGGCGCTCCGCCTGGAGCACCACCGCAAGGACCGGTCGGGGGTTGGGGCACGGCGCTGCCCCCGGGCGTGAACCCCTACACTCCCGGCAACCCCACCGGCGGCACCCAAACCGAGCCGATGGGCATCATCGCTCTGGTGCTCGGCATCGTGAGTGTGCCTGTCTACTTCTGCTGCGGTCCGGTGGCCCTGGCCGCCAATATCGTCGGCCTGGTGCTGGGGTTCGTGTCCATCAACCGCTGCAACAACGAGCCGCAACGCTACCAGGGCAAGGGGCTGGCGATCGCAGCGCTGGTCATCAACGCGCTGTTCTTGATCCTCAACTTGGTGATGATCGTGTTCTTCTTCGGACTGATGGGCGTCGGACTTCTGTCCGGGCCGTGA
- a CDS encoding glycerophosphodiester phosphodiesterase, with product MPDQSTSVPRAFLQGDRPLAFAHRGGSALWPENTIEAFRGALALGVTHLETDVHRTRDGEIVVFHDARLDRTTNGHGYIANFTFDELRRLDAGYRMSQDGRTFPFRGKGLRIPTFAELCELDASVRINVELKAEGVDLPRAMWQFIEERSLQDRVLIAAAKHSLVAEFRRACGGAVATSASAREVTLFWAAARAGATRALAIDYDALQVPVAQGPLTVVTPSFVSQAHARGVQVHVWTIDDAEEMRRLAALGVDGLMSDRPDVLASVCAALWA from the coding sequence ATGCCGGACCAATCCACCAGCGTCCCCCGAGCGTTCCTCCAGGGTGACCGTCCCCTCGCTTTCGCGCATCGCGGTGGCTCGGCGTTGTGGCCGGAAAACACCATCGAGGCGTTTCGCGGCGCGCTGGCCCTGGGCGTCACGCACCTGGAAACCGACGTTCACCGTACCCGTGACGGAGAGATCGTGGTGTTCCACGACGCGCGGTTGGATCGCACGACGAATGGCCACGGGTACATCGCGAACTTCACCTTCGACGAACTGCGACGGCTGGACGCGGGCTATCGCATGTCACAGGACGGGCGCACGTTTCCCTTCCGCGGCAAGGGCCTGAGGATCCCGACCTTCGCCGAGCTGTGCGAGCTCGATGCGTCGGTGCGAATCAACGTGGAGCTCAAGGCCGAAGGCGTGGACCTTCCGCGCGCCATGTGGCAATTCATCGAGGAGCGCTCGCTGCAGGACCGCGTGCTGATCGCCGCGGCAAAGCACTCGCTGGTGGCGGAGTTTCGTCGCGCTTGTGGCGGCGCCGTGGCGACCAGCGCGAGCGCCCGGGAGGTGACGCTGTTCTGGGCGGCGGCCCGCGCCGGCGCCACCCGCGCCCTCGCCATCGACTACGACGCGCTGCAGGTGCCCGTCGCCCAAGGTCCCCTGACCGTCGTCACGCCGAGCTTCGTGTCCCAAGCGCATGCGCGCGGCGTCCAGGTTCACGTGTGGACCATCGACGACGCCGAAGAGATGCGGCGACTCGCCGCCCTGGGCGTCGATGGCTTGATGTCGGATCGCCCGGACGTGCTGGCCAGCGTGTGCGCAGCACTCTGGGCGTGA
- a CDS encoding DUF882 domain-containing protein, with amino-acid sequence MDVMVATLMRWMFPMLLALAATLSVPSAHAEAKAVRHTIQRGETLSSIAAKYNTNVASICRWNAIKKTAMLTPGKKIGVPLPPGASAPKKSEAKKSGESWQSFKKTPDRPGYVKLVGYTGKWEGYAVGKGGKVIGNAREAFNDVLSSRRTKKEKDIDTRLIQLVAQVSDVFGGRTIHVVSGYRPGTHSKHSTGHALDFTVEGVPNWAVRDYLLTLDLVGVGYYPNSFHVHLDTRDRKTYWVDVSRPGQRAHYVKPARRATHHKKSRRKR; translated from the coding sequence ATGGATGTCATGGTCGCGACGCTGATGCGGTGGATGTTTCCCATGCTGCTGGCGCTTGCGGCCACGCTGTCCGTGCCGTCGGCCCACGCCGAGGCCAAGGCCGTGCGGCACACGATCCAGCGGGGCGAGACGCTCTCGTCGATCGCGGCCAAGTACAACACCAACGTGGCGAGCATCTGTCGTTGGAACGCGATCAAGAAGACTGCGATGCTCACGCCGGGCAAGAAGATCGGCGTTCCACTCCCTCCCGGTGCGTCCGCGCCCAAGAAGTCGGAAGCCAAGAAGTCCGGTGAGAGCTGGCAGTCTTTCAAGAAGACGCCTGACCGTCCCGGCTACGTGAAGCTCGTCGGCTACACGGGCAAGTGGGAAGGCTACGCGGTCGGCAAGGGCGGCAAGGTCATCGGAAATGCTCGCGAAGCCTTCAACGACGTTTTGTCTTCTCGGAGGACGAAGAAAGAGAAGGACATCGACACCCGGCTGATACAGCTGGTGGCGCAGGTCAGCGACGTGTTCGGGGGTCGCACCATCCACGTGGTGAGCGGCTACCGCCCTGGCACCCACTCCAAGCATTCCACTGGTCACGCGTTGGACTTCACGGTGGAGGGCGTGCCCAACTGGGCCGTGCGGGACTACCTGCTCACCCTGGATCTGGTGGGCGTGGGGTACTACCCGAACTCCTTTCACGTCCATCTGGATACTCGGGACCGCAAGACCTACTGGGTGGACGTCTCCCGTCCGGGGCAGCGGGCGCACTACGTGAAGCCTGCGCGCCGCGCCACGCACCACAAGAAGAGCCGCCGCAAGCGCTGA
- a CDS encoding TonB family protein translates to MLALALPAGAQEIVRPTPVGETRVDYPQGAQGDAVVVLEIVVDADGAVRDVTVVSGSPPFSDVALASARRWTFSPAKRDGKPMAARIRFEVRFTEPPPPAPEPSSAPPPVAPEPKRVSVQAPIDVTVEGDKRPPGVTTFTRAEVREIPGSFGDPFRAVEAMPGVTPIISGVPYFFVRGAPPGNVGYFLDGIRVPLLYHVGLGPSVVHPAIVDRVDLYPGGYPARYGRFAGGIVAGEITPPRADFHGEANLRLVDAGALVEAPIANHRGTVLLGGRYSYTGLLLSLLSDGVLDYWDYQARFSYDVTPRDTLSLFSFGAYDFLGEKRPGGEVKTLLSTEFHRVDLSWTHRPTPRTSTKLAVTVGLDRTRGSEDDVFVRDRSVALRSSVRHRQSKTAELQAGSDVTTDTYDVVAPALDPENPEDREAFQRLFPTRTDLATGVWGQVVLRPEPWMTLTPGVRVDLYASDGSAAWAVEPRIAARFEVTPKWRLLHAFGLAHQPPSFVVPVPGFQISGLEAGLQRSVQYSSGVETDLPWDVTASFTLFQNAFFRMTDALGASRGSEGGTEVLEQRSLGSSVGAEVFLKRPLTKKLGGFLSYTLSRSTRSIGREHFPSSFDRTHVLNFALAYDLGRRWRAGTRFVYYTGFPGQDADPDRLRSAHPSRIPAFYRVDARIEKRWRLGQSGYWAAVLEVLNATLSKEVVNVSCDGDRCENEEVGPVTVPSIGVEAVF, encoded by the coding sequence GTGTTGGCCCTCGCGCTGCCCGCGGGTGCCCAGGAGATCGTGCGCCCCACGCCGGTCGGCGAGACGCGGGTGGACTACCCCCAGGGCGCCCAGGGCGACGCCGTGGTGGTGCTCGAGATCGTGGTCGACGCCGATGGCGCCGTGCGGGACGTGACTGTCGTGAGCGGCTCGCCGCCGTTCTCCGACGTGGCCCTGGCGTCTGCTCGGCGTTGGACGTTCAGCCCCGCGAAACGGGATGGAAAGCCGATGGCAGCGCGCATCCGCTTCGAGGTTCGCTTCACCGAGCCTCCGCCGCCGGCTCCGGAGCCCAGCAGTGCTCCCCCTCCCGTGGCTCCAGAGCCGAAGCGCGTGAGCGTGCAGGCGCCCATCGACGTGACGGTGGAAGGCGACAAACGCCCTCCGGGCGTGACGACCTTCACCCGAGCCGAGGTCCGCGAGATCCCAGGCAGCTTCGGTGACCCTTTTCGCGCCGTGGAAGCCATGCCCGGCGTCACCCCCATCATTTCTGGCGTGCCGTACTTCTTCGTGCGCGGCGCACCGCCCGGCAACGTGGGCTATTTCCTCGACGGCATTCGCGTTCCGCTGCTCTACCACGTGGGCCTCGGACCTTCGGTGGTTCATCCGGCCATCGTCGATCGCGTCGACCTGTACCCCGGCGGCTACCCCGCGCGTTACGGACGCTTTGCCGGCGGCATCGTGGCCGGCGAGATCACTCCGCCGCGGGCGGACTTCCACGGCGAGGCCAACCTGCGGCTAGTGGACGCGGGCGCGCTGGTGGAAGCGCCCATCGCCAATCACCGCGGGACGGTGCTCCTGGGCGGACGCTACTCCTACACCGGGCTCTTGCTTTCGCTCTTGTCCGACGGCGTGCTCGACTACTGGGACTACCAGGCGCGTTTCTCCTACGACGTGACGCCGCGGGATACGCTCTCTCTTTTCTCCTTCGGTGCTTACGATTTCCTGGGGGAGAAGAGACCCGGGGGCGAGGTGAAGACGCTGCTCTCGACGGAGTTTCATCGCGTCGATCTCTCGTGGACCCATCGGCCGACTCCACGCACCAGCACCAAGCTGGCGGTCACCGTGGGATTGGATCGCACGCGGGGCTCCGAGGACGACGTCTTCGTGCGGGATCGCTCGGTAGCGCTGCGCAGCAGCGTGCGGCACCGTCAGAGCAAGACCGCGGAGCTTCAAGCCGGCAGCGACGTCACCACCGACACGTATGACGTCGTCGCGCCTGCGCTGGATCCAGAGAATCCCGAGGACCGCGAAGCGTTCCAGCGACTGTTCCCCACCCGTACGGATCTCGCGACCGGGGTCTGGGGCCAGGTGGTGCTGCGCCCGGAGCCTTGGATGACCCTCACCCCTGGCGTGCGGGTGGATCTGTACGCCTCGGACGGCTCCGCGGCGTGGGCGGTGGAGCCGCGCATCGCGGCTCGCTTCGAGGTGACGCCGAAGTGGCGGCTGCTGCACGCGTTCGGGTTGGCGCACCAGCCACCGAGCTTCGTGGTGCCCGTTCCCGGGTTCCAGATTTCGGGCCTCGAGGCTGGGTTGCAGCGCAGCGTGCAGTACAGCTCGGGGGTGGAGACGGACCTGCCCTGGGACGTGACGGCGTCCTTCACGCTGTTCCAGAACGCGTTCTTTCGCATGACTGACGCGCTGGGCGCCTCCCGCGGCAGTGAAGGGGGCACGGAGGTCTTGGAGCAGCGCAGCTTGGGCTCCTCTGTGGGGGCGGAGGTGTTCCTGAAGCGTCCGCTCACCAAGAAGCTCGGGGGCTTCCTCTCCTACACCTTGTCGCGCTCCACTCGCAGCATCGGTCGCGAGCACTTCCCGTCGTCCTTCGACCGCACCCATGTGCTGAACTTCGCGCTGGCGTACGACTTGGGTCGACGCTGGCGGGCCGGCACGCGCTTCGTCTACTACACGGGCTTTCCCGGGCAGGACGCCGATCCGGATCGCCTGCGCTCCGCGCACCCGTCGCGCATTCCCGCGTTCTATCGGGTGGACGCCCGCATCGAGAAGCGCTGGCGCTTGGGGCAGTCGGGCTACTGGGCCGCGGTGCTGGAAGTCCTGAACGCCACGTTGTCGAAGGAGGTCGTGAACGTTTCCTGCGATGGGGATCGCTGCGAAAATGAAGAAGTGGGTCCGGTCACGGTACCAAGCATCGGCGTCGAGGCAGTGTTTTGA
- a CDS encoding methyltransferase gives MRQVLFEFADVLEGRVVDAAVPAWCERRGWTEALLSLSDAELLRAELVGLRASEPENLVAFCARTEALAAPYRGTTTAPASVQRGVKLRKSAQIEALLAECRAAKPPQRIVDFGAGLGHLTRALASELDVEAVGVECDPVRVAAAERLGGARFRVADAAEVALAAGDLVVGLHACGALGDTLVERAAAHGADVLLVSCCPHKTTAAERRSISREGAGLGLSRIALGAANIAHLQRVEDMDRVMSGRRERFALRRLLERRDVHEPAGHELYGVPRRRVGKGLAACAEIAFRRRGLAPPSAAELSWAEREAAREHGRVRRLNLPRYRLARMAELFIVFDRAAYLSERGYQVSVRALFPFDVSSRNVAIFAGAPM, from the coding sequence GTGCGCCAAGTGCTGTTCGAGTTCGCCGACGTGCTCGAGGGACGCGTGGTCGACGCGGCGGTGCCCGCGTGGTGTGAGCGTCGGGGCTGGACCGAGGCCCTGCTTTCCCTGAGCGACGCCGAGCTGCTGCGCGCCGAGCTCGTCGGGCTGCGAGCGAGCGAACCCGAGAACCTGGTGGCGTTCTGCGCGCGGACGGAAGCCCTCGCGGCGCCGTACCGTGGGACGACGACCGCACCAGCGTCCGTCCAGCGGGGCGTGAAGCTGCGCAAGTCGGCACAGATCGAAGCGCTGCTGGCCGAGTGCCGCGCGGCGAAGCCGCCGCAGCGCATCGTGGACTTCGGTGCGGGCCTCGGGCACCTCACCCGCGCGCTGGCGTCGGAGCTCGACGTGGAAGCTGTGGGCGTGGAGTGCGATCCAGTGCGCGTGGCGGCGGCAGAGCGACTGGGCGGAGCCCGCTTTCGAGTGGCGGACGCGGCTGAGGTGGCCCTCGCTGCCGGTGACCTGGTGGTGGGCCTGCACGCCTGCGGCGCCCTGGGCGACACGCTGGTGGAGCGTGCGGCCGCTCACGGCGCCGACGTGCTCCTGGTCTCCTGCTGTCCGCACAAGACGACGGCAGCGGAGCGACGCTCCATTTCTCGGGAGGGGGCCGGCCTGGGCCTCTCGCGCATCGCCTTGGGGGCCGCCAACATCGCGCACCTCCAGCGGGTCGAAGACATGGATCGAGTGATGTCGGGGCGGCGCGAGCGCTTCGCGCTGCGGCGTTTGCTCGAGCGCCGGGACGTCCACGAGCCGGCGGGGCACGAGCTGTACGGCGTGCCGCGGCGGCGCGTGGGCAAGGGGCTCGCGGCCTGTGCGGAGATCGCGTTTCGACGTCGCGGCCTCGCGCCGCCGAGCGCCGCGGAGCTGTCGTGGGCGGAGCGGGAGGCGGCGCGCGAGCACGGCCGCGTGCGACGCCTGAACCTGCCGCGCTATCGCCTCGCGCGCATGGCGGAGCTCTTCATCGTGTTCGACCGCGCGGCGTACTTGTCCGAGCGCGGCTATCAGGTGAGCGTGCGCGCGCTGTTCCCGTTCGACGTGTCTTCGCGCAACGTGGCGATCTTCGCTGGAGCGCCAATGTAG
- a CDS encoding acyl-CoA carboxylase subunit beta, producing MHAQPYPILRSKLDKKAETFQQNYEQNLKSLERLEAALEKSRAGGGEKYVSRHKAAGKLLPRERVELLIDRDSHFLELCALAGHDVDDHATGASSVGGVGMVSGVECLITASESTVRGGAINELGVKKTKRLAEIAEQNRLPGISIIESAGADLPNQHKIFVPGGQGFRDLTRRSEERIPTICVVCGSSTAGGAYIPGMSDYVVMVKQQAQVYLAGPPLVRMATGEETEHEELGGAEMHSKISGVSDYLAEDERDAIRIAREIVAHLNWTKAGPSPARRVEPPLYDADELLGIASPDIRVPFEAREVIARIVDGSRFSEFKPLYGATLVCGWAFIHGYPVGILANNGILFSESANKGAQFIELCNQSDVPLLYLQNITGFMVGKKYEQEGIIKNGAKMINAVSNSTVPAITIMIGASYGAGNYAMCGRAYDPRLLFTWPNHRIAVMGGKQLAGVLEIIRREAAAKRGLEVDEQQLEMAKQMIEMKIDQESDPFFATARLWDDGIIDPRQTRDVVGIALSTAHNARVRGTQSFGVFRH from the coding sequence ATGCACGCTCAGCCGTATCCGATCCTGCGCAGCAAGCTCGACAAGAAGGCCGAAACGTTCCAGCAAAACTACGAGCAGAATTTGAAGAGCCTGGAGCGTTTGGAGGCGGCGCTCGAGAAGTCCCGCGCCGGTGGCGGCGAGAAGTACGTGTCCCGGCACAAGGCCGCGGGAAAGCTCCTGCCGCGAGAGCGCGTGGAGCTCTTGATCGATCGCGACTCGCACTTTCTGGAGCTGTGTGCGCTGGCCGGCCACGACGTGGACGACCACGCGACGGGGGCCAGCAGCGTCGGCGGCGTGGGCATGGTGAGCGGGGTCGAGTGTCTCATCACCGCGAGCGAGTCCACCGTGCGCGGCGGCGCCATCAACGAGCTGGGGGTGAAGAAGACCAAGCGGCTCGCGGAGATCGCGGAGCAGAACCGGCTACCCGGCATCAGCATCATCGAGAGCGCCGGCGCGGATCTGCCCAACCAGCACAAGATCTTCGTACCCGGCGGCCAGGGCTTTCGCGATCTGACGCGGCGGAGCGAAGAGCGCATTCCGACCATCTGCGTGGTGTGCGGCAGCTCCACCGCGGGCGGCGCCTACATCCCCGGGATGAGCGACTACGTGGTCATGGTCAAGCAGCAGGCGCAGGTGTACCTGGCCGGTCCGCCGCTGGTGAGGATGGCCACCGGGGAAGAGACCGAGCACGAAGAGCTGGGCGGCGCGGAGATGCACTCCAAGATCAGCGGCGTCAGCGACTACCTCGCGGAGGACGAGCGCGACGCGATCCGCATTGCGCGGGAGATCGTGGCCCACCTGAACTGGACCAAGGCCGGACCCTCCCCCGCACGCCGGGTGGAGCCGCCGCTGTACGACGCGGACGAGCTGCTCGGCATCGCCAGCCCCGACATCCGCGTTCCCTTCGAGGCCCGCGAGGTGATCGCGCGTATCGTGGACGGCTCGCGCTTCAGCGAGTTCAAGCCGCTGTACGGCGCCACCCTGGTGTGCGGCTGGGCCTTCATCCACGGCTACCCCGTGGGCATCCTGGCGAACAACGGCATCCTGTTCTCGGAGAGCGCCAACAAGGGTGCGCAGTTCATCGAGCTGTGCAACCAGAGCGACGTCCCCCTGCTCTACCTGCAGAACATCACCGGCTTCATGGTCGGCAAGAAATACGAGCAGGAAGGCATCATCAAGAACGGCGCCAAGATGATCAACGCGGTGAGCAACTCCACGGTGCCCGCCATCACCATCATGATTGGCGCCAGCTACGGCGCCGGCAACTACGCCATGTGTGGCCGGGCCTACGATCCCCGCCTGCTCTTCACCTGGCCGAACCATCGCATCGCAGTGATGGGCGGCAAACAGCTCGCTGGCGTGCTCGAGATCATCCGCCGCGAGGCCGCGGCCAAGCGCGGCCTGGAAGTGGACGAGCAACAGCTCGAAATGGCCAAGCAGATGATCGAGATGAAGATCGATCAGGAGAGCGATCCCTTCTTCGCCACCGCGCGCCTGTGGGACGACGGCATCATCGACCCGCGTCAGACGCGGGACGTGGTGGGCATCGCCCTGTCCACGGCGCACAACGCGAGAGTACGCGGCACCCAGAGCTTCGGCGTCTTCCGCCACTGA